The proteins below are encoded in one region of Helianthus annuus cultivar XRQ/B chromosome 2, HanXRQr2.0-SUNRISE, whole genome shotgun sequence:
- the LOC110914394 gene encoding probable arabinosyltransferase ARAD1: MASIPEKGVFLSRSLAYIFAISVLFLILSSSLLFQFGDNSLVPRSIYNLIIVNNTPDYIQIDEISDQFEPESPPFVLSPYNESYIRSPASCDRNQALVKVFMYDLPPSFHFGLLGWKGDQNPNQIWPNVSNLSEIPKYPGGLNLQHSVEYWLTLDLLSSVSPHASRPCTAIRVQNASQADVIFVPFFSSLSYNRRSKVHGSETESMDKSLQESLVKYLESRDEWRRLGGKDHLIMAHHPNSMLLARKHFGSSMLLLADFGRYPVQIANVDKDVIAPYKHVVRRLDANDSPSFEERRLLVYFQGAIFRKDGGIIRRKLYHLIKDEKDVHFTYGSASSAGIRTASRGMISSKFCLTIAGDTPSSNRLFDAIASHCVPVIISDDIELPFEDVLDYSKFAIFVQSSDAVKKAYLMKLLRGIKRQKWIQMWERLKKIAPHFEYQYPSQAGDAVNMIWQAVHRKICWAHENGVRRRRNRYRMSQRTLNS, encoded by the exons ATGGCGTCGATTCCTGAGAAGGGAGTGTTTCTGTCGCGATCACTCGCATACATATTCGCTATCTCAGTGCTGTTCTTGATCCTATCTTCATCACTCTTATTTCAATTTGGTGATAATTCCTTAGTACCCAGATCAATTTATAATCTAATTATTGTAAACAACACACCAGATTACATCCAAATTGATGAAATCAGTGATCAGTTCGAACCCGAATCCCCCCCTTTTGTGTTATCACCATATAACGAATCATACATTCGCTCCCCTGCTTCTTGTGATCGAAATCAAGCTCTTGTTAAAGTGTTTATGTACGATTTACCCCCTTCGTTTCACTTCGGGTTACTAGGATGGAAAGGAGATCAAAACCCGAATCAAATTTGGCCCAATGTGAGTAACTTAAGTGAAATCCCCAAATACCCGGGCGGGTTGAACTTACAACATAGTGTAGAATATTGGCTCACTCTTGATCTCCTATCCTCTGTTTCTCCACACGCGTCTAGACCCTGTACTGCGATTCGTGTGCAAAATGCGAGTCAAGCGGATGTCATATTCGTGCCGTTTTTCTCATCTTTGAGTTACAATCGGCGTTCCAAGGTTCATGGAAGCGAAACGGAGAGTATGGATAAGAGTTTGCAAGAGAGTTTGGTGAAGTATTTGGAAAGTAGAGACGAGTGGAGAAGATTAGGAGGGAAAGATCATTTGATCATGGCTCATCATCCAAATAGTATGCTTTTAGCAAGAAAACACTTTGGTTCTTCTATGTTGCTTCTTGCTGATTTTGGTAGGTACCCTGTTCAAATCGCCAATGTTGATAAAGATGTTATTGCGCCTTATAAACATGTTGTAAGGCGTCTTGACGCCAATGACTCCCCTTCGTTTGAAGAACGACGTTTGTTGGTGTATTTCCAAGGAGCGATTTTTAGAAAAGAC GGTGGAATCATACGTCGAAAACTATATCACCTAATAAAAGACGAAAAAGATGTACACTTCACCTACGGAAGCGCGTCATCCGCTGGGATCCGCACAGCGTCCCGAGGGATGATCTCGTCCAAATTCTGCCTAACCATCGCCGGAGACACTCCATCATCTAACCGGTTGTTCGATGCCATTGCGAGTCATTGTGTTCCCGTAATAATCAGCGATGACATTGAGCTGCCATTTGAAGATGTCCTTGATTACTCAAAGTTTGCCATATTTGTTCAATCATCGGATGCTGTTAAAAAAGCGTACCTTATGAAACTTCTTAGAGGGATTAAAAGACAAAAATGGATTCAAATGTGGGAAAGGTTGAAGAAAATCGCACCGCATTTCGAGTACCAGTATCCGTCGCAGGCCGGGGATGCGGTCAACATGATCTGGCAGGCGGTTCATCGGAAAATATGTTGGGCACATGAGAATGGTGTTCGTAGGAGGAGAAATAGATACCGGATGTCACAAAGGACTTTAAATTCGTAG